From one Mytilus trossulus isolate FHL-02 chromosome 10, PNRI_Mtr1.1.1.hap1, whole genome shotgun sequence genomic stretch:
- the LOC134687552 gene encoding transcription cofactor vestigial-like protein 3: MSCSELMYQFYPSAVPHRTVPESLRYGSQTLDYTPHTGSYPYLGDSRTVSKREVTESATYDPESEPRGSQYLNANCLLLTYFHGDTSTVVDEHFSRALSQPSSFSSDRNGNPSLNTKRQQDTNLMCNRKLPPSFWISDYQPPRPAYGSQDFSRDLYSASSWYNWPYHFPPSSYPSGSEFSRPFPYSPLDPMSKLSPTYQSLMLRSGFESRNSKYDRTKIPESLSSPSSYYGLRLGADLSSANMNFEPSTPGLDYSLQTMRKELCW, from the exons ATGAGCTGCTCAGAATTAATGTACCAATTTTATCCGTCTGCTGTTCCGCATCGGACTGTGCCTGAATCATTG AGATATGGTTCCCAGACACTGGATTATACACCACACACCGGAAGTTATCCGTATTTAGGAGACTCTCGGACTGTTAGCAAAAGGGAAGTTACGGAAAGTGCAACGTACGATCCGGAATCAGAACCAAGAGGTTCTCAATATTTAAATGCAAACTGTTTATTATTAACTTATTTCCATGGTGACACTTCTACAGTTGTTGATGAACATTTTTCTAGAGCATTAAGTCAACCAAGTAGTTTTTCTAGCGACAGAAATGGAAATCCGTCATTGAATACGAAACGGCAACAAG ACACTAATTTAATGTGCAACAGAAAACTCCCGCCTTCATTTTGGATAAGTGATTATCAACCTCCAAGACCTGCCTACGGATCACAAGATTTTTCTAGAGACTTGTATTCTGCCTCATCATGGTATAACTGGCCATACCATTTCCCGCCATCTTCATATCCGAGTGGTTCCGAATTTTCCCGTCCGTTTCCATATTCACCTCTAGATCCAATGAGTAAATTGAGTCCAACATACCAGTCACTAATGTTACGGAGTGGGTTTGAATCAAGGAACTCTAAATATGATAGGACAAAAATCCCGGAATCATTATCCAGCCCGAGTAGTTACTATGGTTTAAGATTAGGAGCTGACCTGTCGTCTGCAAATATGAACTTTGAACCATCAACGCCTG GGCTGGATTATTCCTTACAGACGATGAGAAAAGAGCTTTGCTGGTGA